CGGCCTCACCGTCCGGTCCCGCCGGATGCAGGAGAAATACCGGCGGCACTCGTCGACTAGGCCGGCGTGGCTGCACGCCGACAGCAGCGCCAGGTAGGTCACCTCGTCGGGCTCCACGCCTCCCGCTCGCATTTCCTCGAACAAGGCGACGGCTTCACGGCCAAGCCCGTGCTTCCCGAGGCCATTGACCATCGTCGTCCACGAGACGACGTTCGGCGCCCGCATCTCCCGGAACATCCGCTCCGCCTCGTCGGGCAGCCCGCACTTGAGGTACATGTCGACGATGGAGTTGCCCGCGGACACGTCCGTCCCGGTCGGGTCCTTGATGCCGTAGCAGTGCACCTGCCTGCCCTGCTCGACTAGCGCGAAGTCCGCGAGCACGCCGACGACGCTGGACAGAACGTGGGAATCGGGTCGGGCGCCGGAGCGCCAGAACCGCCGGAACAGCtccagcgcctccgtcacctgcCCCTCCTGCGCGTGCCCGACGACCACCGCCGTCCACTGGATGACGTTCTTCCGCTCCAGCCTCTCGAACACTTGCATCGCCACCGGCAAGCGCCGGCATTTGACGTACATGTCGACCAGCGCGCCGGCGAGGATAGCGTTGGAGGCCGTCGAGAACCCGCTTGCCGTCATGGCCGCGTGAACCTGCGCGCCCTCGCGTGTCGCGCCAAGACCGCTGCAGGCTTTGAGCAGGCTGGCAAAGGTGAACTCGTCAGGCTGATGCTGACCCTCATGCCGCCGCATCTCCCGGAACACGAGCAGCGCGTCCCTGCCGTGGCCGGCGTGCGCGTACCCGGAGACCATGGCGTTCCAGGTGGCGATGCCACTCCCGAGCCCGGCGCCGTCAAACACACGCCGCGCGTCGCCGATCCTCCCGCCCTTGGAGTAGACGAGCACCAGCGAGCTGGCGACGACGTCGTGCTCCTGGTACCCTGCCCGGACGCAGAGCCCGTGGATCCCGACGCCCGCAGCCGTGTCACCGACGACGCAGCAGGCCTTGAGGCTCGCGGAGAGCGTGTACTCGTTCGGCGCCGCCTCGGAGGCGGTCCGCATCTCGCCGAGCAGCCTGAGGCAGCCCGTGGCGTCGCCGTGCCGCAGGAAGCCCACCATGAGCGCCGTCCAGGAGACCACGTTCCTGTCGCGCATTCCGCCGAACACCTCGCACGCCAGGTCCAGCTCCCCGCACTTGACGTACATGTCGATCAGGTTGTTGCCCAGCATGGTGTCCGATCCGAACCCcatcttcgttatggcgccgtgcAGCTGGACGCCGCCGCGGAGCGACGAGCTTCTCGCGCTTGCCCTGAGGAGGCCGGCGATCATCTTCTGCCGCTCCATTGGATTCGTGGGAAACGACGCTGCTCATGCAGATACCAGCCCTGCTCGGTTCCCGTTAGGATCGCCGCGATTGAGGTGGCGAATCTCAAGCGATGACGCGATTGAGGGTATCAGCAGTGTTGATACACTGGAGAACGGGAAAGACGCGCTTCTGTTGATGCACTGAAGCAGCTGAAGGGAGACGAAAACGAACACTTGCCATCAGCAGTGTCATTGAATTCAGAATACTGTCTTATTCATGGTTTCTTGTAAACTAACTAAATCGACCTTGTAATCCCAAATGTCCTTAAGAAAGGTACCCAACCCTTTCTTAGATGCACCTCTACAATACCAAATGAGACCCTAGTTTATTAATTTCTTGTTAAATTTGCCTCTATTTTTTAAATAGAATTAACAATTGGACAAACCTCAACATCATATTCTTCAGTTTGCCATCCACACAAGGTTTGTTCAAGGGAGGTACAGCCTCTGGACGCATACTTTCTTAGTTTTCAACTATCGTTGGTTTACTCAGAGCAGCTCTAGTTGTCTTTAAATCTTTGATCATATCAATATCTTAAAATTTTTAATCATGTTGATTAATTCCAATTTTAGAAGAAATATCAAGTAAATCAATATCAGCAAGAACTGCAAAGGGGTCCCCAGAAAGATTTGAGTTACGTTCAGTCTACTCTTGCTTAGCCTTCTCATCCCCCTTGTCCACCTTGGATAGTTGGATGCATCTGATCTGACTGCTCTTGCTCTCCAAGCCTTTTGCTCTGTCTGACTTGTCGCCATTCCATCATAGCCACTTTTTCCCACTTTATCTATTGGATCTTCAATGTCACTTGAGCATTATGTCTCTCCATAATGGTTTCACTAATTGCTTCCTCTTGCACTCCCATATATTCCTCCTTGTCTTCTTGTGCCAAACTGGATCTGGCAGTACTCATGGACTAGTAGTCCAGCTCAGGAAACTTCTCATCCCCCTTGGTAATCCAATAACAAATTAAACAGTCTCTGCTGTTATTGGCAAGGGCCGTGCACTGACTTTGTGTAAGGATAGTCATACACACTAGACAACAAGAGCCCAGCGAGGATCCGATGCTCAATTACTTCAATGTTCATTTGCAATAATGAACCGAAGCCTATCTGCTTTACCTTTCTTTTAGCCTATATGGCATAAAAAAATGTTGCGTTTTTCAACGCAGCTGGGGCACATCTCATTATAGCATAGCACCCATGCATCTCCttctcaaccttcgtatcttcacGTCGGCTCATTGGAGTTCGATCTTTGGTATCTTCACTGGTCGTGTACCGTTTAAACGCTTTCTCCCGAGCAAACCTCCGAACAGTGGGTGCTCTGGACTCTATATCTGAGTCACCTTCGCTAGAAACATAAACATGAGAGTTTTTTCTGAAGCCCGACTGAGCAGCACCTGATtgtgttgtgtgtgtgtgtgttataTATTACATATGCTGATAACTTCAAAAAATTATTACTGACTGTCCATAATATAATACTATACAAACATATTTGTTACAGACTGGAATATATATTACTAACTGTTGGGCGTTGTTAGTGAATATTCAGACCTTATTATTGGTTATACTCATGTATTAAATTCAGAAAAAAAGACTATAACATTCACTACTGATTGTTCGACGTTATTATTGAGTATTCGACGTTGTTACTAACTATACACGTGAATTAATTCAAACAAAAAAATTATCCATAATATCTATTACTGATTGTTCACTTTATTACTGAATGTTATACATATTATTGATGCAGTAATAACTAAGAATGTGTATCTTTTGCCGTATTCAAAAGGCCATTTATACTAACTATACGGCAGATTGTTACCGATTAGAATATATATTACTAACTGTTGGACGTTGTTATTGAATATTCATACGTTGTTACTTACTATATTCATGTAAGAAATTCAGAAAAAAGACTAACATCTAATACTGATTGTTCGACGTTATTACTAAATATTCGACGTTGCTACTGACTATACACCTGAATTAATTCAAACAAAAAAATGTCCATAATATCTATTACTAACTGTTCACTTTATTACTGAACGTTATACATATTACTGATGCGGTAATAACTTAGGATGTGTATCTTTTATCGTATTTAAAAAGCTATTTTTATACTAACTATATGATAAGATGTCTACAAAAATTGTTTTCTTGGAAAATATACTAGTGGAAAAATAGAAATCATACTACCATCACACCTCGTCGATTATTTCTCAAAAAACCAATAAAACTAGGTGTCGCGTATAATGTTTCACTTGAAAAAAACTATGTGCATACAATCTAGTACTAACTTGCCCCCCCCATAATACTGTTGTGGACATTGCTGAAAAATCAAAATCGATTTTGGTTGTGAGGGAGGAAAACCCTACCTGTAACGATATGCAAAATCCACTCCGTCGCAGCTCCTAATCTTTTGAATACAACAACGTTGTAGAATGGAATTCCGCTAGGTGTGGCGCAAAACGTGAAACCCTAGTAGCAACCCCCTCTTCCCTCTACGGCGGCAACATAGGGCAGTGGCGACGTAGGCGCGGCGGTTACGATATGCATGGGTTTCGAATTTTGAAAAGCGGCTAAAAATAGGGTGTGGGTTCGCCTTTTGTTGGGTTCGTAGGGCCACGGTGCAATCAGACAAGGTGGGGAAGCGTGCGACGCTATTAGGTCGGACCACGTGCGTGTGCACTCGACGCGGTGTGACCGCATCAGCCcgattgtgtgtgtgtgtgtttgtatGGGGTGGGTATATTGCGAGCccagggcttccaatagttagatGAAgccctggccaaccactcctgtgaCATGGCTGGACCGCGTTGGCGTGCCCACCTACACCCCACGTCAGGCTGTCGGGTGCACACCCACCATGCACTAGTTCCCAGCGTTCAGTCAAACTCCCGCTCCAACACCAAACCCTCCACGTGGGACACATGCCATAAATTGTGTAAATAGTTTATAGAGATAGCATAAACTCTCGTCCAGCCACTGGACCGTGTTCACAAACGAAGACACATGCATgtagatcctatttttatggtagatccGATAATTATGGTAGATCGTGGGAGTTTACATTGCATGTGTACAAATTTTGGATGACATTTTAGTTTCTGCTGCATGGGCGCACAATTGGATGTTCGCATAAATATTGGTTCGCTGCAACAACTATGCaactaggctcgttagaaccagtttatgatatatactaatactaattatgctacatgacGTAAGTATATATGCAATTCAGTACACTACGTAAAAAATTTGTTTCTTgctgcatgcgcataaatttaggatgaCTGGAATGTGCAACGAAAGGAAATAGATTGGCATGCATGAAACAAAAGATCTTATTTAAATTCTTTATCTCCTGTATTaatataggatcgctccaacagccatgcag
This portion of the Zea mays cultivar B73 chromosome 2, Zm-B73-REFERENCE-NAM-5.0, whole genome shotgun sequence genome encodes:
- the LOC100191393 gene encoding Putative pentatricopeptide repeat-containing protein At3g15130-like gives rise to the protein MERQKMIAGLLRASARSSSLRGGVQLHGAITKMGFGSDTMLGNNLIDMYVKCGELDLACEVFGGMRDRNVVSWTALMVGFLRHGDATGCLRLLGEMRTASEAAPNEYTLSASLKACCVVGDTAAGVGIHGLCVRAGYQEHDVVASSLVLVYSKGGRIGDARRVFDGAGLGSGIATWNAMVSGYAHAGHGRDALLVFREMRRHEGQHQPDEFTFASLLKACSGLGATREGAQVHAAMTASGFSTASNAILAGALVDMYVKCRRLPVAMQVFERLERKNVIQWTAVVVGHAQEGQVTEALELFRRFWRSGARPDSHVLSSVVGVLADFALVEQGRQVHCYGIKDPTGTDVSAGNSIVDMYLKCGLPDEAERMFREMRAPNVVSWTTMVNGLGKHGLGREAVALFEEMRAGGVEPDEVTYLALLSACSHAGLVDECRRYFSCIRRDRTVRPKAEHYACMVDLLGRAGELREARDLIRTMPMEPTVGVWQTLLSACRVHKDVAVGREAGDVLLAMDGDNPVNYVTLSNVLAEAGEWRECHKVRDAMRRRGLKKQGGCSWVEVGKEVHFFYGGGGEEETHPQAGDIRRVLRDMETRMREQLGYNADDARFALHDVDEESRAESLRAHSERLAVGLWLLRNGVDGGGHGEPIRVYKNLRVCGDCHEFFKGLSAVVRRALVVRDANRFHRFEHGSCSCKDYW